TTTAgttatacatacaacatccacAAGGAGAATAATACATTAGGCAGAATAAACAAAATAGTTTGAAGTGTGAACCTCAAAAACTGAATAAACATACAGGATGTCTAAATCAATAAGCACTTTCTCAACTAAAAAAGGCAGATCATTTGCACCTGTTCTTTTTCTGCAAGAGATTGTTGCAATGACTCAATGGCACTCTCTTTAGGTTGCAAAGAACGCCGTAAATCCTCAATAGTATCTCGAAGTCTGGCCAACAGATTTTTaaactattaattataaaaggcATGAGGTACTCTgaattctcctttatttcttttaatgtaaagtatattttttgtctctcAAGTCTTTTGAGAAGTTTCAAAACTACCTCTAatgtttaatttgattcaaTCTTTTCCTTGAtgtttgaaataaatttcaattctacccatattgataatattttcCAATTTTAACCCtaaattatcatcatcatcattttcttctCTCCCCCACCAAGCCACACcaacattatcatcatcatcaccacacCATCGCCAcccccccccccccccaaaaccaaaaaaacaAGTAATATATCTAACACTAACAATATAAAAAAGGTACACAAGTTTCTAGCTAATGAATATGATTATATGAATGTACGCAGCTAACCATCTCCAATCATGATGGTAGGAAAAATCTGAGGTTTTACCTGTTGTTTTCACCTCTTAGATGTTGCCTATCAGCATCCATTCCTTTCAATGCATCATTTGCTTGCTTCCTCGTGCGTTCTAGCTCTTGTTGTAATGCTGACCGTTGGGATGTTGCTTTCTCAGCAGTTTCAGTCACCTCATTGAATCGAGCCTCAAGATCATCTTTTTCCTAAGAATGAAAATCACAACAACAAACCAAATAAACTTtctatattaatattttgaaaataatcaaGCAAACTGCTGTAAGTGACTAGGTTGCCTCGGATATTTTCTTGAATCTTGTCTCTTCTAAAAAGCTTTCGTTTTttcgaaagaaaaaaatataaatgaagaAATTCATTTAGACAAAGGGAAGAATAATACAAGATAAGGGATAAGATATAACACATAATTTTCCAATCCTTCAACATGTTTGAGAGAGAAAATCCTCTATAAAGATCATGGGCTTTGTACCAAATAAAAGCCAAACATGTAAAGTTGTAAAACTATCCCACAAAACATGTTTGTCAAAAAATTTGTCATTGAAGGTGCCAACAAAAAACTCCAAATAGTTGTGTATAATGCACAGTGCCACAAAGATTTTGCCTCTTTCCAACTTCCAAAACCAAGAAAACATTCTTTTTCTGTCCAAAAAAAGGTTGCTTTGTTGATTCCCTAAATCAGAATTTCCCAACTTGTTTTGTGCTAAACTGCTAATGTACAAGATTTTAAGGGGCCTAAGGTTCTTAATTAAAAGCCAGACCATCTACctgcattaaaaatttcaatcATAAAAGACAGCAAACAAAGGAGTAATGCCATTTAGATTAACTATTAACATGCCACAGAAGAATATAGCGATTGCAGTATTGCTCACCTTTTGAACATCTTGAATACGCTGCTTTGCTCGTTTATGAAGCCTGTTAAACTTTGAGTCAAGTTCAGAGTACTTCTCTTCACGATCTTTTATTTCTTGCTCCAGTTTTGATTGAGctagaaaaaagaataaattaaattaaatttaaaaaaaaaagggggaaaggTAATAAAATGCATTCATTCTAAGAAAGATATATCATTTTATAGTGATATCAATTCTATTATTCATGAACAGTGAGCAGTAACATAACATTCAATGTAGGTCATTATTGTTTTGCTTGGCTTTCACTGTTTCATACAAACAAAAGTGGAACAGACCTTCTGCGAGCTTTTCAGACAGCTCCCTGGCCTTTGCTTCTGCCTCTGAGTATACCGTTTGAAGGTGCTTCAAAGCCTCTTCAGATGCAAGTCTTGTTTGTTTTTCTACCAGAAGTTCTTTATCTAGTGCTTGTATCCTTTTCTGAAGTTCTTTCACATTGTCAGATTCCCCACCTTCTGGACCACCAACTCCTTTCTGCAGACTAGAGTCACTATGTACATGGTTTACATTGCGAAATCCATCAAACTGGGACTTCAAGAATTCATTCTGAAATCTGAGGTCAGCAACCATTTCTAGAAGCTGATCATAACTATCAGCTGGACCTTGATCGCCGTCGAATATACCATTTTCCATCTGAAGATCTCTGTTGCTACCATgtttatgatgatgatggtgctCATCAGACAATTGCGACTCCGGTATTGAAGAATCTTCTACACAATTTTCCATAGTTCCCAGAGTATCACCTTCACCAGATGCCATTGGCTTCTTGTGTCGCAACTTTTACCAGAGTGAGCTGCAATTGGACACAGTCAAGTTCCATGAAAGCATGAACCTACTACTTTAGCTTAATATGAGTTAAGATTGAAATTCTCAAATAGACAAGTTCATAATAAATATCCTTGGCGACTTAAACCTTATGATGTCAAAATTGGATAACAGCGAGAGAAAAAGAAGTTATGGTAAAACCTTCAAATACCAACTCGAACATTACAACTTTCAGTTCATAAGAAAAAGCTTAACTACAAATTTAAAATGCTCGATACAAGTGGAAATAACAAtccaaaaataattgaatagaTCTCACATAGCTTTTGACCAGAACAGATGAGCATGTCAGAAACTAAGTTATAGAGGACACAAAACGAGCTCGGGTTTAGTTTCAGTCAATTTCCTTTGTCGAAAAACGTTGTGAGCCACGCAATGAGATtcgaattcaaaaagaaaacacAGTAACATTGCGAATTGGGAGAAAGCATAATTGATTGTATTGCGCAGGAGGTACAGGGAGCTCGGGATACAGAATCAACGAGGAGGAAGAGAAACTTACCGAAGGAACGGCGCTTGTCCGATTTGGAAGCGGGAACTGCCGTCCGCTTGGGCGTGGGAAGGTGGGATCGGCGGTGGCAGAATGGATCTCAAGCCGCAGTGAACGGAGGATGAGAAGGAGATAATAAATCGATGCCGTTCGTAAATGGCCCTCTCACGGTGTCTGtacatttctttttttatttcttctgctTCATACGAGGAACTCACGATTTGGATCCGGCGTCAAAATTGTACATCAACTTGATGAGGGTATTTTAGTAATCGCAAGCATCGTACTGTTTCGTTTTTGTTTTCCTACCATTTTCATCCTTTATAGTGAAAATTCACATGgaatcgacttcacgtgaagttgatacatGAAAGTTGTTagatgatttaatttatttgattaaatttatatCTAACGGTTTTCAGGTATTAATTTCACGTAAACTCGACTTCATTTGAATTTCCACCTTTAgttaaatttgttaaattatctaataatttttaaatatcaatttcACATGAAAATAACTGCATATAGAGTTTTTACCTTATTGTATTTAccctttttgtattttttgttaatattttttgggataaaaaaattaagagataaATGCTAAATtggagataaaaaattttattatgaaagagaaatgtGTGCAATTCAATTCTATTGGTGGTACATGTGTTTTTATTTTGGTATGAGAATAAGTAATTGGTAGGTCCGATTATATTGTaagttgatttttttaatttttttttaatatcaaatctAATGGTCAGATtagttttttgtgatttttttaaaaaaaattcataaattggAGGGTCTAATTTTCGTTCCTAACAAATCAGATGATCCGatttttattccaaaaaaaatcagaggTTTCGATTTtcacattttaaataaaaaagtttcacATATGAGAATAACACTCTTAtccataatcataaaaaataccattttcactccaatataaaaaataatttgcgCCAAATTAGTATTCGAGTGATGGTGGATTGGTGGTAGAGAACTCCGATGGCGTTTCCGGCGAGGAGGGGTCGAGTGAACGCGTATTGGATCGGATCTGATATGGCCAAAATCTCGATCCAATCCGCACTAAAATCATCGAATCGGATTGGATCCAATATCCGTAGTTTTTAAACCTATATCCGATTCGATATGCGAATCGGATCGGATCAAATATCGAATATATCCACaaagcacaaaaatatttttaaaaagcttatttttattaaaaattattaataaaattctttctttctactattttaatatgtttactcttaaaataatattaaacatacttttcttAAAACACAACATATATGATCATTActagttgaaataaaacataagaagaatatttacttatttatttatttatttttgcggaTCCGCGGATATGTGGATACCTATATAAAATCTGTAATCTGATCCTATAAGTGTGCAGATCAGATCCAATGCGGCGAGTAAACCAAATCGACTTGAGAGGGAGTCTTAAGAAAAGGTAGACAAAAAGGTTTCTGATACGAGTAACGGCGGAGGAGGTGAGTGAAGATATTAGGGTTTCGAGTTGGGGTAAGGAGGTGAAGGAAGAGATTAGCGAATCAAGCCCCCCTCATCGCCGGAAATGCCATCAAAACTCTCTGCCACCATCACTAAAACTCTTTCGATGGCTAATGTGACATCATGCTTTTACGTTTagatatttttgtcaaattttaaaatattttagagattaTTTTGTCAATAATAAAAGTCAGataccattttttttgttgccAGTTCCATTTAAGGGTCTACCGCTGGCCAATtgattgctgcatgcacaaggcgggattcgaacccccCGCTTAAGCAGACAAGTGaactgaccactcgaccaacccaatAATAAAAATCAGATACCGATTTAATATTTACCCCTAAAATCAATTCTCGTGTCCTATTTGCACTTGTTTTTCTCGAAGATAGATTGATGTtctgttattaaaaaaatttgtgcaGGGATTTCAATGTTTATGCCTTCATTAAATTAagtctaaaaattaaatttagaaaacTTTCATCAAGCGAAAAGTTTTTTGCTCATTGACTTCATCTAAAAGAATCTCAAACTAGAGAATAATTTCGTGCATAGTACCGGAATGAAAATCATGAAATGTTTCATTAGCTATATGAGATGCCAATTTTATAGCTGCATCTATTTACATacataaattatgaaaataaatagtgaaggattattttattttatttgtattaagaGATTATTTAAAACTACATAGACCATGAATAAGCTTTGAACTCACCATTTTTATGAGTGAGGTGCATTGATTGGACCAGAAGGATTCCATATAGTTTCTTTACTAGTTTGCTTGATAATACTATATGATTATTAGAGCTGTTGCCTTCAACTACATTGCAGAAATCAAAAACCATTTTATTATTAGCTTAATACTAACGGAATATTCTCCCCCAATAGAATATTAGAGGAAGGAGCATGTAGAGACACAAATAACATTACAGTAGCATTTTAGCCTTCGCAATACTGGTGCAAGCAACAAACAACCTCAGCACTCAGCAGCATAAATTACAATCATGAAAGTTAAATTTACTTTTACTACTGGCATCTAGACCTTGAACTGACTTTTATATTAAGATAACTATATAACTATATATCATAATCCTCCTTCCTTGGAAGATGGCAATGAATGTCCAATCACATCTATGCTACCCCAAATACTCAATTGCTCACATAATTTCTCTATGGATTCTGAGACCTGAAACACTTCAACACATttcaacacacacacacacacacaaatgAGAAATTGAAGCTTGGTATTGGGGATAGAGAATCCAATTCATGAAGAGAGCTAATGATCCTCAAATTTAGTAAGGAAGAGAGCTAACCATTGGGCTTTTCATCTCTAAAGTTAGAAGCTACTTTGTAAAAAAATCCTTTGTAGCATCTAcacaataacaaaaaatgatATAAGTAATTAGGCAACTCCATTACTCATAAATAAAGGTGACAAAGGCAACCATAGCCAGATATTTTATTTGTACTATAAGTCAAAGCTTTATATGATTCAGAGGTTCCTTTATTGGTGGATTGTATTCATAAGTTGGTctcaatatatattttcatgAGTAATAGatgcataaataaaataaaataaaaaaatggttgGTTAAAAAATCCGAAATTTACTGTGTAAAGGCACTGTCATGCAAACAGAAATTCAATGATATATATTCCATAATAATATGACACTATAAGCATAACTTCTATCAACAACTTTCGGCCAATTTATAACAGCAGCAACCAATCTGCCAAGTACACCACTTCACCTAGTCAAAGGACGGGGTATAAAGGAATTTTCAGTAATAAGTGATGCTCCAACAATCTGCTTACCATGTTTCATGGTTAAAGATGGGTCATGCTCATGAAGACCTCCAATAATATTTGCTGGTATCCCTGCCACAACACtttaaaacagaaataaaacaTCATTATAATAGTTAACATTTTATTACAAAACAAATCATTAATCAGGTAGAATTGCAAGTAATAATCGGTGTCtaaaagttattaatttatacCTGTGGGGAGGGACATCTTTTAACACCAGGGATCCAGCAGCTATCATTGAACCTTCACCAATTATTATATTCCCAAGTATAGTTGCACTAGCACCAATCAGCACACCTTCGCCTACCTTGGGATGACGATCACCTGTTCCCTTCCCCGTGCCTCCTAATGTTACACCCTGATAAATCACGTGtgttacataaatatattaaagaaaGCATCGTGTTGAAATAGCATTTGCTAAAAAACAATTTTACTCCTAAACCCCTTGAAGAAAATGTTGGTAGTAATGATAAGTATCTGTTAAACGAGTattataaatgatttttttatactaaGAAAATAGTAGTAAAGCTGGAAATCAAAATCATATCAGCTTCAGAACTGTTTCCAggtaattataatttatattacaaGCAACTTGGTCAAagtacacaaaaaaaaattgttagctATTTTCTGTCAACTTTTTGTATAGAAAATATAAAGCTCTTGAGAGACAttgattttgaataaaaatctttttctcttATGAAAGGGTGAACTTAAAATTcacataaaagaataagaagcaAAAGATCATAAAAGGAAATTAATGAAGAAACTAACTCACTTGCATTAATGAAACTCTGTTTCCAACAACAGCAGTTTCACCAATAACCACGCCAGTCCCATGATCTAATAAAATTCCCTCCCCAATTTTTGCAGCTAtatgaagaaggaaaaaagatAAAGGTGAAACTGTAAAGTTCAATAGCAGTAATAACCAAAGAGCTCTCGCTATCTTGAAAGGAGTGGCAAACATCCTTCAAGCCAAAACTCAAGAACTTTCTTGCTAAAAGCAAAAAGTAAGGATATCAATCATTATATGCTTccaagaattaaagaaaaatacctTCTGCGTCATCAAGTTCTTTCTCCTTTAttcagaaaaataaattgcaagtcACAACATGAAGCTATTCACAACGATATAGTGTTACTCTAAATAAACTCATTTCCTAAGATTAATCCCAAATATACAATCCCTTTACTTGTTAATAATGTCAAGTTGTACTTAAGATATTACACATTTGCaagcaaagatgaaaacaacaTACCTGGATGAATATCAATTCCAAAAACCTGTTGAAGGAAAGATACCAGCTCAGATCATGAGCAACAGATTAAGCAACTTCCTTTTTAATGGTGTACTAAATCCCTTGTGTATATGGGATTTGTCATGTTTGACGAATAGGTACTTACCTCACTTACTCGGCTTTGCAAAGCCAAGGCCAAAACTTTGCGTCCCTGGTGCCATAATGCATGGGCTACTCTATAAACTTGCAGAGAATGGTAACCCTGTAAACAGAGTACAACATTGGATGTCAAAAAGTCCTACCAGAAAATAATGAAAGGAATTCACTGAGGTTGGAACAGAAATCCTTAGAAACAATCTGAATATTAACATGGAAACACCATGATATCAAAGCAAGGAGATTTGAATGGAATGCAGAGTTCAGCGCCATTTAATGATgttgaaactagctactagcaCCCTTAACCCAGTAATGCAATTAAGTTGCAAAAAGAGTCACTCCTTTCTAATGAACTTATGTAAGGCGCTAAggctaataaaacataaagaaaaagagattaCCTTCATATACAAAATTGCTGTGCAATATGACAAACAAGCAGGATCCCTATCTTTGAATGCCTGGTCAGAAAAAGCGACACGGCATAAGAATAAAATTCTTACTTTGAGGAATCTCAACTACAATAGCTAATTTGAACTTAAAATAAGTTATTCCAAACACATCAATGACgccaagaaaataacaatatgCCTGGACATCAAGGCGAATGGATTGTTGAATATCTTTGTCATGCATGATCACATTGCAAAAAATATCAATCAGCTGGGTAGCCAAAAGGGTAGGATTCTGGAGCCGGTTTGCAATAACAAACGCCAACGCTTGCTCCAAGCAATCATGCGATAGAATGCTTGCATACAAGAAGCTGCTCAAGATTGGCTCCTTTTCTGCCTGCAAAGTAAAAAAGCATCGTCACCAAGAAAATCATAACCTATGCACTGTTGTATACACTGCAGCACCATATTCAAACACTATTTCTGAAACAATTCATGAACTTCCTAATCATTTCCAAAAATAATGAAAGTTCAACAACAATTCCACTAATCAAAATATAACCAAACactaaaattttctttcaaatcaTACATACGGGAAATTCATACTTCAAAAGACAAAAACTAAGATAGTAATAGTAACAACGCCAATTTAAGTAACAAtttttctaaattctaaattctaaattcattCGGTTAAAATAGCCTCATAATTAAACGTGATTAATCACGAGTTGAGTAAACGATCCTCGGGAACCAAAAGAACAGTGAAAAGAGGCAAATCTTACGCACCTCCAACTTCGCTTCTTCTTTAACAGCCTCCCAAACTGGGTCAGACCCGTCTAACACGGACGCAGACTCCGGGTCGGACCCGCACATGGCGTAAACGGGAAAAACCTTCTCCAACCGGTACgcagaagaaggaagagaggtGCAGCTCTTGGAGTAGCCCTCGTCCCCGTCGCCGGAACCGAAAACGCCTTCGCCCCCGTGGATGCGGTGgtgatgatggtggtggtggtggtgggacAAGTGTTCTCCGGAGAGCATGTCAGGACTAGGGACCCAGCGGCGGCTCAGGCAAGCCATGAGAGCCAGCCCACGCGCGTCGGGGTGGAGTGTGGTGTGTGCTTCAAATATATATACACTCAAAACGGCGTCGTTGTGTCGTAATCGTGGATTCGTGGTGGTGTTTGTTCGTTACGATTTGGGTGACACTACGGTGCACTGGTTGCAAGTTTTTGCAAGCTGGTGCTAATATTACTCTCTGTTTTGGTGCTTCGAGAATCAGAACAATTGAGGCGAAGGTAAGTTACATATATCGTATATCATATGTGACGTGTGTTTTAGATtcggtcttaaatttttttattattattattaaacacctatattgatgttgaagaaaaaaaaaatttgttcagaatgttgaaaaaaaatttaattggattttttttatgaatatattttttttgttattttaaagaaatttatttgtcttataataatatttttagaatttaattgtcTTGTANTTAAAgtctaatataatttatatattaataaatatctatatttgtgttattttttattatattcatatctatttaaattagtttaattataaaaacaattttattaaacataatttttatggCATATCCTTATTAAAAGtcacttttcttttagtttattaAATGCAACTGTTATAaccttttagaaaaatatatttttaaagagTTAGCTTTAATAGTCttctttcaaaaagttttaattttacaaaactCGTACCTTAAATTCcatttgaaatgttattttattatgaatttaattttaatactattaatataaaatagttttatacgTACATCTAATTATATAATGATATATTAGTAAAATAACTACATTTTATATTGATCGCATGAATTATTATCTACAGATACAAGATATAATTGTATaactgtataaaatattttatactgtcagtatattaaaattaaactattttattatatcatctttattttattcaaaatacatttttatttaGGAGTTTTAATGatgtttaaatataatatgaaataaaattaatttaaattagttgaaTAATTAACTCACTCATTTACTTGAATAagtgttaaaattttaaattgtatctGTGGTTTAaatctataataaaaaaaatataatatgaaaTAAATTTGTTTCTATATAAACAGTTTTATAAATATTACGTTATAAATGTTAATGAACTATAacttaaatgatataatttttttatactaactTAAAAATTAAGGTTATAAATAAAAGGCGGGGATTGAGATTTGAGAGAGAGTGAAGGTGTGGGACAAAAATGCAACAGTAATGAAAGTGGCAACATGGATGGTTGAGGATGAGTCCTTCCTAGTCCCCCCATATTGCTTTGGCTCTTTTCTCAGCTTTCATTTCACCCATTAGTCTAAAGCTATGGTTGGCCTACCTTACCCTTTAATTGATGCCCTTTCTGATTTTGCActgtttgtttttaattcaataaatcaataattaatccATCAGTAGGGCTGATAATGAGTAGGGTAAGATAGAGTTTGGATTCTACCATAATTTTATTcggaagttaaaaaaatttttaaaattctaccATACTTTAGTTGCAGGTTAAGAATTTCTCAACCCTAATCCTACCTGCATCTTAAAATTCTAAACTCTACCCTATCCGACTTTATccgcagaaaaataaaaaaaataaacaaatataaaattcaactatttcaaatttcatacatattaataaaatagaaaataaaaaattaaattaaaattaaaattaaaattaaaataataaaatcttaaagaaatctaatataaaattacaaataatatgaTCATCAACTAATTTAGtgattatttcaaatttttacaagagaaattaaagattatGGATTCAACTCTCACTTTTTTTCACTACATAcataacttttatatatatgttatataatatattaggaATACGGGTAAAGATAAGGTAGAGTAGAATATACTCCGAACCCATACTCTATCCTATCCGCAGTCGAACTCATACCGCACCCAACTCTACTCGAACGAATTGGTTCGAATTGAATATTTCCGATTAGGGTATAGATTACCAACCTTATTCATTagtatgaattttaattttatttaaaaatttattattattcaataattacgatatatataaaataaaattcaaactttaggcACTTGCTTATACAATTTGTTGCATATTATTAGTTGATTACTTTATTGACTTGTATAAAATGATTACTTTGTCacgtttaaaacttaaaattgatCTCAACTTGACTATGTGCATATTAGGCTCCTCCAATTATGGTGGTCGCGGTTCAAGCATGCATGTAAGTCCGAGGAACAATTTTTTTCCCATTTTATTTGGCCCTCTGCCCACGCCCCTTCCATAGGATTAGGAATAATCATGGTTGATGCCTATGTAGGAACATTGCAAATTTAAATTACTACAATTTAGACAAATTCCAAAATgtaataataagaacaaaaatgttttaaaatgtTTAGACAActtacaaattatttattttaataatgttgtGAAACCTACTATACTACTAAATCCCATGACTTGTTCAAGAGTCAAGACCATAAAtgttttgaaaaatcataaaaattaaagtccCAAGAGTAGTAAATACCATGATAAGGAACACGCAACCTAGCTACTTGGACAAAATGAACGGCAAGCTAACTATAATTGAAGGGGAAAAGTATTTAAATTAACTAAGATCAATATTCAGTccattttgataaaaaaaaaagtatttaaataaactaaataatatgtttttcttttagccttaaaaggttaaaaatatttttggaagtATTTATAATATTACCTTTTAAAACTAGCGTATAATTTGTAATGTTAAAAAATCTAGTAtaatcatttatatatatattaaaatgatttaaatgttaaaatcaattttgtcaaatatattttttgtaatttttatccataaataatttcataataaagtgacaaataaacatctaaaaaattatatttcgtATAGAGTAAtttttgaataagaaaaaaagtacGAACTAAGTCATCTATAATAGTAAATATGGACaagttaatttaaattaagatcttttattttaatcataaaGGTTAATTAATTTAAAGGTAATATGTTCATATTTGCTATCTTAGAGATTTTAttagtactttttttttaaattaatctatTCGAAGTATAAATCTTTAGATATTTGTTTGTCacgttattttaatttttattttgatttatcaaacataaatattataaatttaagaataaaatatattttttgttcttaacgtttgtaattttttttcaaaaatactcttAACATTTAATtgtattcaattttatttttaatatttttgtttgtatCAAAATTATCTTTAGATAATAAATTCATCTAAAATATTGAAGGCATAATTAAGAATATTTAAGACTTTAAGCATGCATTGCCGTTGAATTCAAAAacccaataattaattaatagcaTCTAAACGACATATGGACTCTGCCACTTTACTTTGATGTTGatctaatataaatatatatttgatgcaaatctgCATGACTGTGAAATGAACAGAATGAACTGTCAAGTGAAGTGGTTGTTTTTTTTGGTGTTGTTCACCGTCTTTTTTAGTCGGAcagattaaattaatttgttaaaatttaaattttatttaaaaaatttgttattaatcaataaattattatatataaaacaaaatttaaatatacaatatttatttaaacaaacaATGAACTGACTACTCAACTAATAAGTGTTGATCTAAAGCGGTTGCTTTTGGTTTTGTTTGATATCTTATTGGTCGTTCTGTCCCATTATAGATAGACTAGAGGTGAATCGGTGAACGTTGAATAGGGTTGCATGTGGTCTTGTATGCGTCCAGAGACATTTCCAAATTAAAGTCTACCATGAACATTATCACTCTCACTGTATGATTAAACTCATCCATGGACATCATAACGggcatttttgttttgttaggAAAAGATAGCAAATTCTCATTCGGCTTTCCTcatatcattttcattttaagattttttttatgtaaacaactactttgaaaaaatttattttatatattcagAAC
The Arachis duranensis cultivar V14167 chromosome 5, aradu.V14167.gnm2.J7QH, whole genome shotgun sequence genome window above contains:
- the LOC107487415 gene encoding serine acetyltransferase 2 produces the protein MACLSRRWVPSPDMLSGEHLSHHHHHHHHHRIHGGEGVFGSGDGDEGYSKSCTSLPSSAYRLEKVFPVYAMCGSDPESASVLDGSDPVWEAVKEEAKLEAEKEPILSSFLYASILSHDCLEQALAFVIANRLQNPTLLATQLIDIFCNVIMHDKDIQQSIRLDVQAFKDRDPACLSYCTAILYMKGYHSLQVYRVAHALWHQGRKVLALALQSRVSEVFGIDIHPAAKIGEGILLDHGTGVVIGETAVVGNRVSLMQGVTLGGTGKGTGDRHPKVGEGVLIGASATILGNIIIGEGSMIAAGSLVLKDVPPHSVVAGIPANIIGGLHEHDPSLTMKHDATKDFFTK